From the genome of Brachyhypopomus gauderio isolate BG-103 chromosome 20, BGAUD_0.2, whole genome shotgun sequence, one region includes:
- the LOC143484165 gene encoding SEC14-like protein 5 — translation MVQKFCSPVRVYKYPFEMVMVAYERRFPSCPLIPVFLGSEVLSDIWSEDGAVHTVQRCCQLSVDAPRLLKKIAGAEVVYFIQKNTLNWRERTLLIEAHNETFSNRVMVLETCLYSVHPENENWTCFEQSASLDIKSFFGFESTVEKIAMRQYTANIQRGKEVIEYYLNELISKGITELPRWIPPEQRPQTSDLFTSVTSPTSGSASELELIVPGSDVMTLDTAHSDPDDKLDADYIERYLGHLTPMQESCLIQLRSWIQQTHRGKIPKDEHILRFLRARDFNMEKTRDMLLHSLSWRKEFQVDYILETWAPPSCLQEYYTGGWHHQDREGRPLYILRLGHMDTKGLFKSLGEEDLLRHVLCINEEGQKRCEVNTKIFGRPISSWTCLLDLEGLSMRHLWRPGVQALLRIIELVEAHYPETLGRLLIVRAPRVFPVLWSLVSPFINENTRQKFLVYSGTNYLSSGGLVDYIQPEIIPDFLGGECLCEIPEGGQVPKSYYQTETDKENSDHIHLWTDTIYQSAQVFRGAPHEVLIEVVEEHSVITWDFDILRGDVIFSIFHSRRTPQPLSREVSMALPELNNQQIMERTWILGVDYSIVESALTCRQGESIQGSHIARWPGLYILQWQACVAAPCRADDVAPSLQDSTNICKLMYYTELLASHNFRGSMTSLESCHSGFSQLSGGTTSSSQSQQSSLFHR, via the exons ATGGTTCAGAAGTTCTGCTCTCCCGTGCGTGTCTATAAATATCCCTTcgagatggtgatggtg gcgtatgagcggCGCTTCCCCTCCTGTCCACTCATCCCCGTGTTCCTGGGCAGTGAGGTGCTGAGCGACATTTGGTCTGAAGATGGCGCTGTTCACACCGTCCAGCGCTGCTGTCAGCTCAGCGTTGATGCCCCACGACTCCTCAAAAAG atAGCAGGGGCAGAGGTGGTGTATTTTATCCAGAAGAACACACTGAATTGGCGAGAACGCACTCTGCTTATTGAAGCCCACAATGAAACGTTCAGTAACAGAGTCATGGTGCTGGAGACCTGCCTCTACTCT GTACACCCTGAGAATGAGAACTGGACATGTTTTGAGCAATCTGCCTCCTTAGACATCAAATCCTTCTTTGGTTTTGAGAGCACGGTGGAGAAAATTGCCATGAGACAGTACACAGCCAACATTCAGAGG GGTAAAGAAGTGATTGAATATTATTTAAATGAGTTGATATCAAAGGGCATTACTGAATTACCACGATGGATTCCTCCGGAGCAGCGACCTCAGACCTCTGACCTCTTCACCTCTGTGACCTCTCCTACCTCTGGATCTGCATCTGAGCTGGAACTTATCGTGCCTGGCAGTGATGTCATGACCCTGGACACTGCACACTCTGACCCTGATG ataaGCTGGATGCTGATTACATTGAGCGATACCTTGGTCACCTGACGCCAATGCAGGAAAGCTGTTTAATCCAACTGAGATCCTGGATACAGCAGACCCATAGAGGaaag ATCCCAAAAGATGAGCACATCCTTCGTTTCCTGCGAGCAAGAGATTTTAACATGGAGAAAACCAGAGACATGCTGCTTCACTCTCTCAGCTGGAGGAAAGAGtttcag GTAGACTACATTCTGGAGACATGGGCTCCCCCTAGCTGCCTGCAGGAGTACTACACTGGGGGCTGGCACCACCAGGACAGAGAGGGTAGACCACTGTACATACTGAGACTCGGACACATGGACACCAAAGGACTGTTCAAATCTCTGGGAGAGGAGGACCTGCTCAGAcac GTTTTGTGCATTAATGAGGAAGGCCAGAAGAGGTGTGAAGTAAATACAAAAATATTTGGACGGCCAATCTC CTCGTGGACGTGTCTGCTGGACCTGGAGGGGCTGAGCATGCGGCACCTCTGGCGTCCAGGCGTGCAGGCTCTCCTGCGCATCATCGAGCTGGTGGAGGCCCACTACCCCGAGACGCTGGGCCGGCTGCTGATCGTGCGTGCTCCCCGGGTCTTTCCGGTGCTCTGGAGTCTC GTGAGTCCATTCATTAATGAAAACACACGTCAGAAGTTCCTGGTTTACAGTGGCACTAACTATCTGAGCTCTGGGGGCCTGGTGGACTACATCCAACCAGAAATCATCCCTGACTTCCTAGGAGGAGAGTGTCTG TGTGAGATTCCAGAGGGCGGTCAAGTACCCAAGTCATACtaccagacagagacagacaaagagaatTCCGACCACATCCACTTGTGGACAGACACCATCTACCAGTCTGCTCAGGTCTTCAGAGGGGCACCTCATGAG GTATTGATTGAGGTGGTGGAAGAGCACTCGGTCATCACATGGGACTTTGACATCCTGAGGGGTGATGTCATTTTCAGTATCTTCCACTCCAGAAGGACCCCACAGCCACTTAGCAGAGAGGTGTCCATGGCACTTCCTGAACTAAACAACCAACAGATAATGGAGAGGACCTGGATTCTGGGGGTGGATTATAGCATAGTGGAATCAGCACTCACctgcagacagggagagagtatTCAG GGTTCACACATCGCTCGATGGCCTGGTCTCTACATACTGCAGTGGCAAGCCTGTGTTGCTGCCCCCTGCAGGGCAGACGATGTAGCTCCATCCCTACAGGACTCCACCAACATCTGCAAACTCATGTATTACACAGAGCTGCTGGCTTCTCATAACTTCAG GGGCTCAATGACGAGTCTGGAATCATGTCACAGTGGGTTCTCTCAGCTTAGTGGTGGAACTACCTCATCCAGCCAATCACAACAAAGCTCTCTCTTtcacagataa